Proteins from a single region of Canis lupus baileyi chromosome 35, mCanLup2.hap1, whole genome shotgun sequence:
- the LOC140625223 gene encoding myotubularin-related protein 12-like encodes MLGKGVVGGGGGTKAPKPSFVSYVRPEEIHANEKEVTLHLLPGEQLLCEASTVLKYVQEDSCQRGIYGKLVCTDFKIAFLGDDESALDNDEAQFKNKVIGENDITLHCVDQIYGVFDEKKKPLFGQLKTYPEKLIIHCKDLRVFHFGLRYTREEEVKRIVSGIIHHTQAPKLLKRLFLFSYAAAAQNNTATDPKNHTVMFDTLKDWCWELERTKGNVKYKAVSVNEGYKVCVRLPAYFVVPISLPEEDVLRFQGHGIPIWCWSCHNGCALLKMSALPKEQDDGSLQIQKSFLDGIYKTIHRPPYEIVKTEDLSTNFLSLQDIQTAYSKFKQLFLIDNSTEFWDTDIKWFSLLENSSWLDIIRHCLKKAIEIAECLEAQNMNVLLLEENASDLCCLISSLVQVMMDPHCRTRVGFQSLVQKEWIMGGHCFLDRCNHLRQSDKEEVPVFLLFLDCVWQLVHQHPPAFDFTETYLTVLSDSLYLPIFSTFFFNSPHQKDINMGREHQDTQSKPLNLLTVWDWSVQFEPKAQMLLKNPLYVEKPKLDKGQRKGMRFKHQRQLSLPLTQSKSSPKRGFFREETDHLIKNLLGKRISKLINSSDELQDNFQEFYDSWHSKPTDYHGLLPPHLEGPEIKVWAQRYLRWIPEAQILGGGRVATMSKLLEMMEEVERLQEKIEERHHSQGALPAEGPSLLRSSARLSSLFPFALLQRHSSKPVLPTSGWKALGDEDDLAKREDEFVDLGDV; translated from the exons ATGCTGGGGAAAGGGGTCGTGGGCGGGGGCGGCGGCACCAAGGCGCCCAAGCCCTCGTTCGTGTCGTACGTGCGCCCGGAGGAAATTCATGCAAACGAGAAGGAAGTAACTCTTCACTTGTTGCCAGGTGAACAGCTGCTTTGTGAAGCCAGTACAGTGCTGAAGTATGTCCAGGAGGATTCCTGTCAGCGTGGGATCTATGGGAAACTTGTGTGCACCGACTTCAAGATCGCCTTCTTGGGCGATGATGAATCTGCGTTGGATAATGATGAGGCCCAATTTAAGAATAAGGTTATAGGAGAAAATGACATCACACTCCACTGCGTTGATCAGATTTATGGAGTGtttgatgagaaaaagaaacctcTTTTTGGACAATTGAAGACCTACCCTGAAAAACTCATCATCCACTGCAAAGACCTTCGAGTGTTCCACTTTGGTCTGAGGTACACAAGAGAAGAGGAAGTCAAAAGGATTGTCAGTGGCATAATTCATCATACCCAAGCTCCTAAACTGcttaaaagattatttctgttttcctatgCAGCTGCTGCACAAAACAATACAGCCACTGATCCCAAGAACCATACTGTAATGTTTGACACCCTTAAGGACTGGTGTTGGGAATTGGAGCGGACCAAAGGCAACGTCAAGTACAAAGCAGTGAGTGTCAATGAAGGCTATAAAGTCTGTGTAAGATTGCCAGCATACTTTGTTGTCCCTATTTCTCTTCCTGAAGAGGACGTGCTACGCTTTCAGGGTCACGGCATACCAATATGGTGCTGGTCCTGCCACAATGGATGTGCCCTTTTGAAAATGTCAGCACTGCCCAAAGAACAGGATGATGGCAGTTTACAAATCCAAAAGAGCTTCTTGGATGGAATTTACAAGACCATCCACAGGCCACCCTATGAAATTGTTAAAACTGAAGACCTGTCAACCAACTTCCTGTCCTTGCAGGACATCCAGACTGCat actctaAATTTAAACAGCTGTTTCTGATAGATAATAGTACGGAATTTTGGGACACAGATATAAAATGGTTTTCTCTGTTGGAAAATAGCAGTTGGCTTGATATAATCAGACATTGCCTGAAAAAAGCAATAGAGATTGCAGAATGTCTAGAAGCACAAAACATGAACGTTCTTCTTTTAGAGGAGAATGCTTCAGACCTCTGCTGCCTCATTTCCTCTCTGGTACAAGTGATGATGGACCCCCACTGCAGAACCAGGGTTGGTTTCCAGAGCCTCGTCCAGAAGGAGTGGATCATGGGCGGCCACTGTTTCCTGGATCGCTGCAACCACCTCCGTCAAAGTGACAAAGAGGAGGTTCCCGTGTTCCTGCTGTTCTTAGATTGTGTGTGGCAGCTGGTGCACCAGCATCCCCCAGCATTTGATTTCACGGAGACTTACTTGACTGTTTTGTCAGATAGTCTATACTTACCTATTTTTAGCACCTTCTTCTTCAATTCGCCTCATCAAAAAGATATTAACATGGGTAGGGAACACCAGGATACACAGAGCAAGCCTTTGAATCTGCTCACCGTGTGGGATTGGTCTGTACAGTTTGAACCCAAAGCCCAGATGTTGCTCAAAAACCCTCTTTATGTGGAAAAGCCAAAACTGGACAAAGGCCAACGGAAAGGAATGCGTTTCAAACATCAACGACAATTGTCTCTGCCACTCACTCAATCTAAATCATCTCCCAAAAGAGGATTTTTCAGGGAAGAAACAGATCATTTAATTAAAAACCTTCTGGGCAAGAGAATTagcaaattaattaattcttcTGATGAGCTGCAAGACAATTTTCAAGAGTTCTATGACAGCTGGCACAGCAAGCCCACCGACTACCACGGACTGCTGCCGCCTCACCTCGAGGGGCCAGAAATCAAAGTCTGGGCCCAGCGCTACCTGCGCTGGATTCCGGAAGCCCAAATCCTGGGTGGTGGTAGAGTGGCCACCATGAGCAAACTCTTGGAAATGATGGAGGAGGTAGAGCGCTTACAAGAGAAGATCGAGGAGAGACACCACAGCCAGGGGGCCCTCCCTGCAGAGGGCCCCTCGTTGCTGAGGAGCTCGGCCCGCTTGTCCTCTTTGTTTCCTTTCGCTCTGCTGCAGCGACACTCCTCAAAACCGGTCCTTCCCACCAGTGGCTGGAAAGCTCTGGGTGATGAAGATGATCTGGCCAAACGAGAAGATGAGTTTGTGGATCTAGGAGACGTGTGA